From a region of the Kwoniella mangroviensis CBS 8507 chromosome 1 map unlocalized Ctg01, whole genome shotgun sequence genome:
- a CDS encoding elongation factor 2, giving the protein MDKPTNIRNMSVIAHVDHGKSTLTDSLVSKAGIIASAKAGEMRFTDTRQDEIDRGITIKSTAISMYFPLLKEDVDDIKQKTDGNEFLINLIDSPGHVDFSSEVTAALRVTDGALVVVDCVEGVCVQTETVLRQSLGERVKPVLIINKVDRALLELQVSKEDLYQSFCRTIESVNVIISTYTDPVLGDTQVYPEKGTVAFGSGLHGWAFSLRQFAARYSKKFGVDKNKLMPKLWGDNYFNAKTKKWSTSASGGGERAFNMFVLDPIFRLFDSIMNYKKEEIPTLLEKLEIKLLGDEKDLEGKQLLKTVMKKFLPAGDSLLEMIVINLPSPVTAQKYRVETLYEGPMDDESAIAIRDCDPKGPLMVYVSKMVPTSDKGRFYAFGRVFAGTVSSGPKVRIQGPNFVPGKKDDSVIKSIQRTVLMMGRSTEAIEDCPAGNIVGLVGVDQFLLKSGTLTTSDTAHNMRVMKFSVSPVVQVAVECKNASDLPKLVEGLKRLSKSDPCVKTWMGENGEIIVAGAGELHLEICLNDLENDHAGVPLRKSDPVVGYRETVTAESSMIALSKSQNKHNRLYVKAEPLDEELTKDIEEGRVAPRDDPKIRARYLADTYGWDVTDARKIWCFGPDTTGPNILLDGSKGVQYMNEIKDSCVAAFQWATKEGGVCEEPMRGIRYNILDCTLHTDAIHRGGGQIIPTARRVCYAAQLLAKPGLQEPMFLVEIAVPESAQGGVYSCLNVRRGHVFSSEQRVGTPMYTMKAYLPVAESFGFNADLRAATGGQAFPQAVFDHYALLNGDPTEVGSKLNTLAVSIRTRKGLKPDVPLYDHYYDKL; this is encoded by the exons ATGG ACAAACCCACCAACATCCGAAACATGTCGGTTATTGCCCACGTAGATCACGGTAAATCCACCCTTACCGACTCTTTGGTCTCCAAGGCTGGTATTATCGCCTCTGCCAAGGCTGGTGAGATGCGATTCACCGATACCAG acaagatgaaatcgACCGAggtatcaccatcaaatccacTGCCATCTCCATGTACTTCCCCCTTCTCAAAGAGGATGTAGATGACATCAAGCAAAAGACCGATG GTAACgaattcttgatcaacttgatcgacTCCCCCGGTCACGTCGATTTCTCATCCGAAGTAACTGCTGCTCTCCGAGTCACTGACGG TGCCCTTGTCGTTGTCGACTGTGTTGAAGGTGTGTGTGTGCAAACCGAAACCGTGCTCCGACAGTCGTTAGGTGAACGAGTCAAGCCCGTTCTTATCATCAACAAGGTCGACCGAGCTCTTCTCGAATTGCAAGTCTCCAAGGAAGATCTTTACCAATCTTTCTGTCGAACCATCGAATCCGTCAATgtgatcatctccacctaCACCGACCCAGTCCTTGGTGACACCCAAGTCTACCCCGAAAAAGGTACCGTTGCTTTCGGTTCCGGTCTCCACGGTTGGGCTTTCTCCCTCCGACAATTCGCCGCTCGATACTCCAAGAAGTTCGGTGTTGACAAGAATAAGCTCATGCCTAAATTGTGGGGTGACAACTACTTCAACGCTAAGACCAAGAAATGGTCTACCTCAGCTTCCGGTGGTGGTGAGAGAGCTTTCAACATGTTCGTCCTCGACCCTATCTTCAGACTCTTCGACTCCATCATGAACtacaagaaggaggagatccCAACCCTCCTTGAGAAGCTCGAAATCAAACTTCTCGGTGACGAGAAAGATCTCGAAGGTAAACAACTCCTCAAGACTGTCATGAAGAAGTTCTTGCCTGCTGGTGACTCCCTTTTGGAAATGATTgttatcaaccttccttcccCCGTTACCGCCCAAAAATACAGAGTCGAGACCCTTTACGAAGGTCctatggatgatgaatctgCTATCGCTATCCGAGACTGTGACCCCAAGGGTCCTTTGATGGTCTACGTCTCCAAGATGGTGCCCACCTCCGATAAAGGTCGATTCTACGCTTTCGGTCGAGTCTTCGCCGGTACCGTCTCTTCCGGTCCTAAAGTCAGAATCCAAGGTCCTAACTTCGTTCctggaaagaaagatgacTCTGTCATCAAATCTATTCAACGAACCGTTCTTATGATGGGTCGAAGTACCGAAGCTATCGAGGACTGCCCCGCTGGTAACATCGTTGGTCTTGTCGGTGTCGATCAATTCTTGCTCAAATCCGGTACCCTTACCACTTCCGACACCGCTCACAACATGAGAGTCATGAAATTCTCCGTATCCCCTGTAGTACAAGTCGCCGTCGAGTGTAAGAACGCTTCCGACTTGCCCAAACTTGTAGAAGGTCTTAAACGATTGTCCAAATCCGACCCTTGTGTCAAGACCTGGATGGGTGAGAACGGTGAAATCATCGTTGCCGGTGCTGGTGAATTGCACTTGGAAATCTGTCTTAACGATCTTGAAAACGATCACGCCGGTGTCCCTCTTCGAAAATCCGACCCTGTCGTAGGATATAGAGAAACCGTCACTGCTGAATCTTCCATGATCGCTCTTTCCAAATCCCAAAACAAGCACAACAGACTTTACGTCAAGGCTGAACCTCTTGATGAAGAGCTTACCAAGGATATCGAGGAAGGTCGAGTCGCTCCTAGAGATGACCCCAAGATCAGAGCTAGATACCTTGCCGACACCTACGGATGGGATGTCACCGATGCTAGAAAGATCTGGTGTTTCGGTCCCGATACCACCGGTCCTAACATCTTGTTGGATGGATCCAAGGGAGTTCAATACATGAACGAAATCAAGGATTCGTGTGTCGCTGCCTTCCAATGGGCCACCAAAGAAGGAGGTGTCTGTGAGGAACCAATGAGAGGTATCCGATACAACATCTTGGACTGTACCCTCCACACCGATGCTATCCACAGAGGTGGTGGTCAGATCATTCCTACCGCTCGACGAGTATGTTACGCCGCTCAGCTCCTCGCCAAGCCTGGTCTTCAAGAACCTATGTTCTTGGTCGAAATTGCCGTTCCCGAGTCTGCTCAAGGTGGTGTTTAC TCATGTTTGAACGTCCGAAGAGGTCACGTATTCTCCTCCGAACAAAGAGTTGGTACCCCCATGTACACcatgaagg CCTACCTCCCCGTAGCCGAATCATTCGGTTTCAACGCCGATCTCCGAGCCGCTACCGGTGGACAAGCGTTCCCTCAAGCCGTGTTCGACCACTACGCTCTCCTCAACGGTGACCCCACCGAAGTCGGATCCAAACTCAACACCCTCGCTGTCTCCATCCGAACGAGAAAGGGTCTCAAACCTGATGTACCTCTTTACGATCACTACTACGACAAATTATAA
- a CDS encoding histidinol dehydrogenase gives MSTPPFLPLVDPSGSTLLPSLALLGPVLIPATLVQAVLPTLPPQASYYVQAAESSDDLISFLDNGAQKIVVTPSQVEELAGQVPKERLILKIDESEITTYQQLFSQISGIYLISSSAHTAKSLGLSNIDIFIQHPSPNPTELLESIKSSRPSSYVIPTEYLSTSPKTTSSHLSIAEAFLAPIISDRPDGLFPTIVSSSDYSSQPLGLVYSSKESVTEAIATQKGVYQSRKHGLWRKGETSGAVQELLSVKTDCDSDALIFEVVQHGTGFCHVPTQSTCFGNFTGLAKLENTLKSRLSNAPEGSYTKRIFTDEKLLRSKIMEEAEELCDAKTKDEIAFEAADLFYFALAKCISQGVSLKDVEGALNKKSLKVTRRKGDAKSKWEAKINGAGTAKAELPAGAKEGSKPTEPIPESFPEVDQSKIKMRNVKLSTLNKEEQKKLLLRPVLNSLAMIDKVKPIVERVRKEGDAGLKAMTKQFDKADLKSNVLLPPFQTPTEDQLPLDVKKAIDVAYANVKKFHEAQSEKKPLEVETMPGVKCSRFVRPISRVGVYVPGGTAILPSTAIMLGVPAQVAGCKTIVLATPPRPDGSISPEVLYVAKLTGVTCILRAGGAQAVGAMAYGTDEVPKVDKIFGPGNQWVTAAKMLVQNDTDALVAIDMPAGPSEVLVIADHTANPIFVASDLLSQAEHGTDSQVVLVGINLTDKHLEEIENQIDIQAKALPRVAIAREAIKKSVIVLVNNEQQALDFSNEYAPEHLILHLKDSVKAVEKVDNAGSVFVGAFSPESCGDYASGTNHTLPTNGFARQFSGVNTLSFQKHITSQLVSGDGLKVLGPSVVRLAEREGLEAHANAVRVRLAELNK, from the exons ATGTCAACACCccccttcctccctctcgTAGACCCATCGGGGTCCACTCTCCTCCCCTCTCTCGCCTTACTCGGCCCAGTTCTCATCCCAGCTACCCTCGTCCAAGCCGTACTTCCAACCTTACCACCCCAAGCGAGCTACTACGTCCAAGCTGCCGAGTCGTCCGATGACCTAATCTCATTCCTCGATAACGGTGCTCAGAAAATCGTTGTCACTCCATCACAGGTGGAAGAACTCGCTGGCCAGGTACCTAAGGAGAGGTTGATACTCAAAATCGATGAAAGTGAAATAACGACCTATCAACAGTTATTCTCACAAATTAGCGGTATCTACCTGATCTCATCTAGCGCCCACACTGCCAAATCTCTCGGTCTATCCAATATAGACATCTTCATTCAACACCCATCACCTAATCCTACAGAACTTCTCGAATCTATCAAATCCTCTCGACCATCTTCATACGTCATTCCAACCGAATACCTTTCAACATCCCCTAAAACCACTTCTTCCCACTTATCAATCGCCGAAGCTTTCCTTGCTCCTATCATCTCCGATCGACCCGACGGCTTATTCCCCACTatcgtctcttcttcagaCTATTCCAGTCAGCCGTTAGGTCTAGTCTACTCATCGAAGGAATCAGTGACAGAGGCGATAGCAACTCAGAAAGGTGTCTACCAATCTCGTAAACACGGATTATGGAGGAAAGGAGAAACTTCCGGTGCTGTACAGGAATTACTCTCCGTCAAGACAGATTGCGATAGTGATGCGTTGATCTTCGAGGTCGTCCAACACGGTACAGGGTTCTGTCACGTTCCAACCCAATCAACATGTTTCGGAAACTTCACCGGATTGGCCAAACTCGAAAACACCCTCAAATCTAGGTTATCCAACGCTCCTGAAGGAAGTTATACCAAGAGGATATTCACTGATGAGAAGTTACTAAGGAGTAAGATaatggaagaagctgaagagttATGCGACGCGAAGacaaaagatgaaattgcaTTTGAAGCTGCTGATTTGTTCTACTTCGCTTTGGCCAAATGTATCTCTCAAGGTGTCAGTTTGAAAGATGTTGAAGGAGCTTTAAATAAGAAATCACTCAAGGTGACTAGAAGGAAAGGTGATGCCAAATCTAAATGGGAGGCAAAGATCAACGGTGCCGGTACCGCCAAAGCGGAACTTCCAGCAGGAGCtaaagaaggatcaaaaCCTACTGAACCTATACCTGAGTCATTCCCTGAAGTAGACCAatcgaaaatcaagatgagaaatgtcAAGTTGTCGACTCTGAACAAAGAGGAACAGAAGAAATTGTTACTACGACCAGTATTGAACTCTTTAGCAATGATAGATAAAGTTAAACCCATAGTAGAAAGAGTgagaaaagaaggtgatgcaGGATTGAAAGCGATGACCAAACAATTCGATAAAGCCGACCTCAAGTCCAACGTTCTCTTGCCTCCATTCCAAACTCCGACTGAAGATCAATTACCATTAGATGTGAAGAAAGCTATTGACGTGGCTTACGCAAATGTCAAGAAGTTCCACGAGGCTCAGTCGGAGAAGAAACCATTGGAAGTAGAGACAATGCCAGGGGTGAAATGCTCTCGATTCGTTAGACCGATCTCGAGAGTGGGAGTGTACGTTCCTGGAGGAACAGCAATCTTACCATCCACTGCGATAATGTTAGGTGTGCCAGCTCAAGTGGCAGGATGCAAGACGATCGTACTTGCCACTCCACCAAGACCAGACGGATCAATCTCCCCTGAAGTGCTCTACGTGGCCAAATTGACGGGCGTGACGTGTATTCTCAGAGCTGGTGGTGCGCAGGCTGTTGGAGCTATGGCATATGGTACAGACGAAGTTCCTAAAGTAGACAAGATCTTTGGACCGGGTAATCAGTGGGTAACTGCTGCCAAGATGTTGGTGCAGAATGATACGGATGCATTGGTCGCTATAGATATGCCGGCAGGACCATCAGAggtgttg GTAATTGCCGACCACACTGCCAACCCAATATTCGTTGCATCCGACCTTCTTTCCCAAGCGGAACACGGAACCGACTCTCAAGTGGTGTTAGTAGGAATCAACCTTACTGATAAACACctcgaagaaatcgaaaatcaaATTGACATCCAAGCGAAAGCCTTACCGCGAGTCGCCATTGCAAGAGAAGCAATCAAGAAGAGTGTGATCGTCTTGGTCAATAACGAACAGCAAGCTCTGGACTTCTCCAATGAATACGCTCCGGAACATTTGATCTTGCACTTGAAAGATTCAGTGAAAGCCGTAGAGAAGGTCGATAATGCCGGAAGTGTCTTTGTGGGAGCTTTCTCTCCTGAATC GTGCGGTGACTACGCCTCAGGAACTAACCATACTCTCCCTACAAACGGATTCGCCCGTCAATTCTCAGGAGTCAACACCCTCTCTTTCCAGAAACATATCACTTCTCAGCTCGTCTCGGGTGATGGTTTGAAAGTATTAGGTCCGAGTGTCGTGAGGTTGGCGGAAAGAGAGGGATTGGAAGCTCATGCGAATGCCGTGAGAGTAAGGTTGGCGGAGTTGAACAAGTAA